A portion of the Halobacillus ihumii genome contains these proteins:
- the bcd gene encoding branched-chain amino acid dehydrogenase: MEIFKYMTKYDYEQLLFCQDEQSGLKAIIAIHDTTLGPALGGTRIWQYETEAEAIEDALRLAKGMTYKNAAAGLNLGGGKTVIIGDPKTVKNEALFRAFGRFIQGLNGRYITAEDVGTTVQDMDLIHEETDYVTGISEAFGSSGNPSPVTAYGVYRGMKAAAKEGFGSDSLEGKTVAVQGVGNVAFNLCRHLHEEGANLIVTDINEEAVQRAVDEFGAKAVGTDEIYSVDCDIYAPCALGATINDDTIPQIKAKVIAGAANNQLKETRHGDILHEKGVVYTPDYVINAGGVINVADELNGYNEERAMKRVETIYANVAGVFEISRRDNIPSYVAADRMAEERIEQMRKSRSQFLQNGHHILSRR, from the coding sequence ATGGAAATTTTCAAGTATATGACTAAATACGATTATGAGCAATTACTTTTTTGTCAAGACGAACAATCTGGTTTAAAGGCGATCATCGCTATCCATGATACAACCCTTGGACCTGCTTTAGGCGGAACGCGAATTTGGCAATATGAAACGGAGGCTGAAGCCATCGAAGATGCGCTTCGTCTTGCTAAGGGAATGACCTATAAAAATGCGGCTGCCGGTCTAAATCTCGGAGGAGGGAAAACTGTTATCATCGGTGATCCTAAAACAGTTAAAAATGAAGCCTTATTCAGAGCGTTTGGACGCTTTATCCAAGGACTCAACGGCCGTTATATTACAGCGGAGGATGTGGGAACGACTGTTCAGGATATGGATCTTATCCATGAAGAGACCGATTATGTTACGGGCATTTCAGAAGCATTTGGTTCTTCAGGAAATCCATCACCTGTAACTGCTTATGGTGTGTATCGTGGTATGAAAGCAGCTGCTAAAGAAGGATTTGGAAGTGATTCATTAGAAGGTAAAACAGTCGCCGTTCAAGGCGTGGGCAACGTAGCGTTCAATCTGTGTCGTCATTTACATGAAGAAGGTGCGAATTTAATCGTAACAGATATTAATGAAGAGGCTGTTCAGCGTGCAGTTGATGAATTTGGGGCAAAAGCTGTTGGCACAGATGAAATTTACAGTGTCGATTGTGATATTTATGCACCTTGCGCATTAGGAGCAACCATTAATGATGATACAATTCCGCAAATTAAAGCAAAAGTAATTGCTGGCGCAGCAAATAATCAATTAAAAGAAACGAGACACGGAGATATCCTGCATGAAAAGGGAGTCGTTTATACACCTGACTATGTAATTAATGCTGGCGGGGTCATCAATGTAGCTGACGAACTTAATGGATACAATGAAGAGCGTGCAATGAAGCGTGTAGAGACAATCTACGCTAATGTAGCAGGAGTATTTGAGATCTCCCGACGAGACAATATTCCATCTTATGTAGCTGCAGATCGAATGGCTGAAGAGCGAATTGAACAAATGCGCAAATCTCGCAGCCAATTTCTGCAAAACGGTCACCATATTTTAAGTAGAAGATAG
- the yqiS gene encoding phosphate butyryltransferase, which produces MYELEVNRLKTLDELLHKIDQKNLKVVAVAQAADKEVLRAVKHALQLNIGHFLLVGDQPEIKNLAEQVELDLSQEGIRLKHSEAGLAAEEAVKAVRNGEAHVVMKGQIDTKQLLKAVLNKQFGLRTNRVLSHVALFEVPNQEQLIFLTDAAMNIAPTLDEKVHIINNAVEVAVKSGWTVPKVAPLAAVEVVNSSMPATQDAALLTQMNRRGQIKHCIIDGPLAFDNAVNRQAADQKGITSEVAGEADILVVPTIEVANALYKSFMYFAGAKVAAVISGAKAPIVLTSRADSAQSKVYSLALALQTSK; this is translated from the coding sequence ATTTATGAATTAGAGGTGAACAGATTGAAGACCTTAGATGAATTGCTTCATAAGATAGATCAGAAAAATCTAAAGGTAGTAGCTGTGGCTCAAGCAGCCGACAAAGAAGTCCTGAGAGCCGTTAAACATGCCCTGCAACTAAACATTGGGCACTTCCTGCTTGTGGGTGATCAGCCTGAAATTAAAAATCTTGCAGAACAAGTAGAACTTGATCTGTCTCAAGAAGGGATTCGACTTAAGCATAGTGAAGCTGGTCTGGCTGCCGAAGAGGCTGTAAAGGCCGTCAGGAACGGGGAAGCACATGTGGTGATGAAGGGGCAGATAGATACGAAACAGCTGCTGAAGGCCGTGTTGAATAAACAATTCGGCTTGCGGACAAATCGCGTTTTGTCACATGTTGCTTTATTTGAAGTTCCAAATCAGGAACAGCTTATCTTTTTAACAGATGCGGCGATGAATATTGCCCCAACCTTGGATGAAAAGGTTCACATTATTAATAATGCAGTAGAAGTGGCAGTTAAGTCAGGCTGGACAGTGCCAAAGGTTGCCCCGCTAGCAGCTGTTGAGGTCGTTAATTCATCCATGCCAGCTACACAGGACGCAGCTCTTCTGACTCAAATGAATCGTCGCGGTCAAATCAAACATTGTATCATAGATGGGCCGTTGGCATTTGATAATGCAGTAAACCGTCAGGCAGCAGATCAAAAAGGAATTACTTCAGAGGTTGCTGGGGAAGCAGATATCCTCGTTGTGCCTACAATTGAGGTAGCAAACGCCCTATACAAATCATTCATGTATTTTGCCGGCGCAAAAGTGGCGGCAGTCATTAGCGGGGCTAAAGCTCCTATTGTATTAACATCTCGAGCTGATTCTGCTCAGAGTAAAGTATATTCATTAGCACTAGCGTTACAAACAAGCAAATAA
- a CDS encoding thiamine pyrophosphate-dependent dehydrogenase E1 component subunit alpha, whose translation MFRTMMLARKIDERMWLLNRAGKVPFVISCQGQEAAQVGASYALDREKDYALPYYRDMGVVLSFGMTVKDLMLSGFAKAEDPNSGGRQMPGHFGQKKNRIVTGSSPVTTQVPHAVGIALAGKMEKKDFVSFVTFGEGSSNQGDFHEGANFAGVHKLPVIFMVENNKYAISVPVQKQLACEKVSDRAVGYGMPGYTVDGNDPLAVYEAVKEAADRGRNGDGPTLIEAVSYRLTPHSSDDDDRTYRERDEVDEAKKKDSIVTFANYLREQNILTEEKETEMNEELNKLVNEATDYAENAAYAEAESALNYVYEE comes from the coding sequence ATGTTCCGTACCATGATGTTAGCAAGAAAAATTGACGAGCGTATGTGGCTGCTAAACCGAGCTGGAAAGGTCCCCTTTGTCATTTCCTGTCAAGGTCAAGAAGCAGCTCAAGTGGGCGCCTCTTACGCACTCGACCGTGAAAAGGATTATGCCCTGCCTTACTATCGTGATATGGGTGTTGTGCTCTCTTTTGGCATGACTGTTAAAGATTTAATGCTTTCCGGTTTTGCTAAAGCAGAAGATCCAAACTCTGGTGGACGCCAAATGCCAGGTCATTTTGGTCAAAAGAAAAACCGCATCGTAACAGGGTCTTCACCAGTTACAACGCAGGTTCCTCATGCTGTAGGTATTGCATTGGCAGGAAAAATGGAGAAAAAAGATTTTGTTTCCTTCGTTACATTTGGAGAAGGTTCTTCAAACCAGGGAGACTTCCATGAAGGAGCAAACTTTGCCGGAGTTCATAAATTACCTGTAATTTTCATGGTAGAAAATAATAAATATGCCATCTCGGTCCCTGTTCAGAAGCAGCTTGCTTGTGAGAAAGTATCTGATCGGGCTGTAGGTTATGGCATGCCTGGTTATACTGTGGATGGAAATGATCCGCTGGCTGTTTATGAAGCTGTTAAAGAAGCAGCAGATCGCGGGCGTAATGGCGATGGACCGACACTCATTGAAGCGGTTTCCTATCGGTTAACTCCGCACTCTAGTGACGATGATGACCGTACTTACCGAGAACGCGATGAGGTAGATGAGGCAAAGAAAAAAGATTCGATTGTTACCTTTGCGAACTATTTGCGTGAGCAGAACATTTTAACTGAAGAAAAAGAAACTGAAATGAACGAAGAATTAAACAAATTAGTCAATGAAGCGACAGATTATGCCGAGAATGCTGCATACGCTGAAGCTGAATCTGCATTGAACTATGTATATGAAGAGTAA
- a CDS encoding alpha-ketoacid dehydrogenase subunit beta, which yields MAVISYIQAVTQALKEEMQRDEKVFVLGEDVGKRGGVFRATDGLYDQFGEDRVLDTPLAESAIAGVGIGAAMYGMRPVAEMQFADFIMPAVNQIISEAAKTRYRSNNDWNVPMTIRAPYGGGVHGALYHSQSVEAVFANQPGLKIVMPSTPYDVKGLLKASIRDNDPVLFFEHKRAYRLIKGEVPEEDYTLPLGKADVKREGSDITVITYGLCVHFALQAAEKLAEEGIDAHILDLRTVYPLDQEAIIEAASKTGKVLLVTEDNKEGGIISEVSAVISENCLFDLDAPVKRLAGPDVPSMPYAPTMEKYFMMNPDKVEKAMRDLAEF from the coding sequence ATGGCAGTCATATCTTATATTCAAGCTGTAACCCAGGCATTGAAAGAAGAAATGCAGCGTGATGAGAAAGTATTTGTTCTGGGTGAAGATGTCGGCAAGCGTGGGGGCGTGTTCCGCGCTACAGATGGTTTATATGATCAATTTGGAGAAGATCGAGTGTTAGATACTCCTCTGGCTGAGTCAGCCATTGCAGGAGTTGGAATCGGGGCTGCGATGTACGGCATGCGACCTGTTGCGGAAATGCAATTTGCTGATTTTATTATGCCAGCTGTAAACCAAATTATTTCAGAAGCCGCCAAGACTCGTTACCGTTCAAATAACGACTGGAATGTACCTATGACCATTCGTGCGCCATATGGCGGAGGAGTACATGGTGCCCTTTATCATTCCCAATCTGTAGAAGCGGTGTTTGCGAACCAGCCGGGGCTTAAAATTGTAATGCCTTCTACTCCTTACGATGTAAAAGGCCTGCTAAAAGCTTCTATACGCGATAACGATCCAGTCCTTTTCTTCGAGCACAAGAGGGCATATCGATTGATCAAAGGTGAGGTACCTGAAGAAGATTACACTCTTCCTCTTGGTAAAGCTGATGTAAAACGTGAAGGCTCAGACATTACGGTGATTACGTATGGACTCTGTGTGCACTTTGCTTTGCAAGCTGCAGAGAAACTGGCGGAAGAAGGCATTGATGCTCATATTCTCGATTTAAGAACGGTTTATCCACTTGATCAGGAAGCTATTATCGAAGCAGCCTCAAAAACAGGAAAAGTCCTGCTTGTAACTGAAGACAATAAGGAAGGCGGAATCATTTCTGAAGTGTCTGCTGTAATTAGTGAGAATTGCTTGTTTGATCTGGATGCACCTGTTAAACGTTTAGCTGGTCCTGATGTCCCTTCAATGCCATATGCTCCAACGATGGAGAAATACTTTATGATGAATCCTGATAAAGTTGAAAAAGCTATGCGGGATTTAGCGGAATTTTAA
- the buk gene encoding butyrate kinase, whose amino-acid sequence MQLHRILVINPGSTSTKIGVFDNEQVVLEKTIRHKPDEINQYKRIIDQYEFRKHVILSVLDEEGINISKLSAVCGRGGLLRPIEGGTYEVNEAMIADLIEGYNGEHASNLGGIIASEIAKGLNIGAYIVDPVVVDELHDLARISGVPEIPRKSIFHALNQKAVARRAAADLGQSYKDSRLLVTHMGGGITVGAHINGRVIDVNNGLHGDGPFSPERAGTVPAGDLVSLCYSGQFYRDEVMKKLVGQGGLMAYLDTNDAVEVEKMVEHGDKKAKLVYEAMAYQIAKEIGSMSIVLEGKVDAIALTGGLAYGKAFISEISKRIDWIADVLVYPGENELEALNEGTLRVLQNEEIPKQYPNFVE is encoded by the coding sequence TTGCAATTACACCGAATACTTGTTATTAATCCTGGTTCAACGTCAACGAAAATTGGTGTGTTTGACAATGAACAAGTTGTCTTGGAAAAGACGATTCGCCACAAACCAGATGAGATTAATCAATATAAAAGGATTATCGATCAATATGAATTTCGCAAGCATGTGATTCTAAGTGTGCTTGACGAAGAAGGCATTAATATTAGTAAATTGAGTGCCGTCTGTGGACGTGGCGGGTTGCTTCGTCCAATTGAAGGCGGTACGTATGAAGTGAATGAAGCGATGATTGCCGACTTAATAGAAGGATACAACGGGGAACATGCCTCTAATTTAGGTGGAATTATCGCATCTGAAATTGCTAAAGGTTTAAATATCGGAGCTTATATTGTTGATCCTGTTGTCGTTGACGAATTACATGATCTGGCTCGTATCTCCGGGGTCCCGGAAATTCCGCGAAAGAGTATTTTTCATGCTCTGAATCAGAAGGCTGTAGCCAGAAGGGCAGCAGCAGACCTTGGACAATCCTATAAAGACTCCCGCTTGTTAGTCACTCATATGGGTGGGGGGATTACAGTGGGAGCCCATATTAATGGCCGAGTTATTGATGTGAACAACGGTCTTCATGGGGACGGGCCTTTTTCTCCAGAACGTGCGGGAACTGTACCTGCTGGAGATCTGGTTTCTCTTTGTTATTCTGGTCAATTTTATCGTGACGAAGTAATGAAAAAGCTTGTTGGACAAGGCGGATTGATGGCTTATTTAGATACAAATGATGCAGTCGAAGTAGAAAAGATGGTTGAACATGGTGATAAAAAAGCAAAGCTTGTTTATGAGGCCATGGCCTATCAAATTGCTAAAGAGATCGGGAGCATGAGTATTGTTCTTGAAGGAAAAGTAGACGCAATCGCTTTAACAGGCGGGCTCGCTTATGGGAAGGCGTTTATAAGTGAAATTTCTAAACGAATTGACTGGATTGCAGATGTTCTCGTCTATCCTGGCGAAAACGAGTTAGAGGCTTTGAACGAAGGGACACTTCGAGTGCTGCAAAACGAGGAAATTCCGAAACAATACCCAAACTTTGTGGAATAG
- the lpdA gene encoding dihydrolipoyl dehydrogenase, which produces MAEEYDLVVLGGGTGGYVAAIRASKLGLKVAIVEKRELGGTCLHRGCIPSKALLRSAEVFRQTKEAEDFGVTTSEPTLNFTKVQQRKQSIVDTLHKGVQGLMKKGKIDVIEGFGRILGPSIFSPTAGTISVEMNNGEENEMLVPKNVLVATGSSPKSLPGLEVDGEFVMTSDEALHMDKLPASIIIVGGGVIGIEWASMLADFGVKVTVLEYLPNILPTEDQDISKEMVKQMKKKGVEIVTEAKVLSETLQTGEGVTIQAELDGDPVTYEAEKMLVSVGRNANVTNIGLENTDIEVENGFIKTNANYQTKETHIYAIGDVIGGMQLAHVASHEGIIAVEHMADQHPHPMIADQVPTCIYSNPEVASVGLTEQQAKEQGFTVKVGKFPFQAIGKALVFGETDGFVKIIANKENDDLLGVHMIGPHVTDMISEAGLAKVLDATPWEIAQSIHPHPTLAEAIGEAAMAVDGNQIHG; this is translated from the coding sequence ATGGCTGAAGAATATGATTTAGTCGTATTAGGCGGCGGAACTGGCGGATATGTTGCTGCCATACGTGCTTCTAAACTAGGATTGAAGGTTGCGATAGTAGAGAAGCGAGAATTAGGAGGGACGTGCTTGCATCGCGGGTGTATTCCTTCTAAGGCACTTTTACGAAGTGCAGAAGTATTTCGTCAGACAAAAGAAGCCGAGGATTTTGGCGTTACTACATCAGAACCAACTTTAAACTTTACCAAGGTTCAACAACGTAAACAATCTATTGTTGACACCTTACATAAAGGCGTTCAGGGGTTGATGAAAAAAGGAAAAATTGATGTCATCGAGGGATTTGGGAGGATTTTAGGCCCCTCTATTTTTTCACCAACGGCTGGCACGATTTCTGTTGAAATGAACAATGGAGAAGAAAATGAAATGCTGGTACCGAAAAATGTATTAGTTGCTACAGGTTCCAGTCCTAAATCACTGCCAGGCTTAGAAGTCGATGGGGAATTTGTCATGACGTCAGATGAAGCTCTTCATATGGATAAGCTGCCAGCTTCCATTATTATTGTTGGTGGAGGCGTTATTGGAATCGAGTGGGCATCTATGCTAGCTGATTTTGGTGTAAAAGTGACGGTGTTGGAATACTTGCCGAACATTTTACCTACTGAGGACCAGGACATTTCTAAAGAGATGGTAAAACAAATGAAGAAGAAGGGTGTTGAGATCGTCACCGAGGCAAAGGTGCTTTCGGAAACTCTTCAAACTGGTGAAGGTGTAACAATCCAGGCAGAATTGGATGGAGATCCGGTAACTTATGAGGCAGAGAAGATGCTTGTCTCTGTCGGACGGAATGCTAATGTTACCAACATCGGGTTAGAAAATACTGATATCGAAGTAGAAAATGGATTTATTAAAACCAATGCGAATTATCAAACGAAAGAAACTCATATTTATGCGATTGGTGATGTCATAGGCGGCATGCAGCTAGCCCACGTAGCTTCACATGAAGGTATAATTGCTGTCGAACATATGGCAGATCAACACCCACACCCAATGATTGCAGATCAGGTACCAACTTGTATTTATTCAAATCCAGAAGTCGCCAGTGTCGGGCTGACTGAACAACAAGCGAAAGAACAAGGCTTTACGGTTAAAGTCGGGAAGTTTCCGTTTCAAGCTATCGGCAAGGCACTCGTATTTGGGGAGACGGATGGCTTTGTGAAAATAATTGCTAATAAAGAGAATGATGATTTGCTTGGTGTACACATGATCGGTCCGCATGTGACAGATATGATTTCAGAAGCCGGGCTTGCTAAAGTACTTGATGCTACTCCGTGGGAAATTGCTCAGAGTATACATCCGCACCCAACACTTGCTGAAGCAATTGGCGAGGCGGCGATGGCTGTAGACGGCAATCAAATACATGGATAA